A window of the Streptomyces finlayi genome harbors these coding sequences:
- a CDS encoding excalibur calcium-binding domain-containing protein, whose protein sequence is MSRVLCSGSAFLLAAAVAVAGLSGCGSEGDETPQGATPTVTRTQTRTETQALTPEPTPSPAPPKATPTPPPPPAPTTPEPPAPTGAASTVEAYFDAINARDYRRAWDLGGKNLGDPSYSSFAAGFADVERDTVHILDVTGGSVTVTIDVLRPDGTQQSYEGTYTVRGGIIVDAAIRLVEAPAPPDESESTYPPGPPAGEPDVDCEDLSGPVWVGPSDPHNLDRDGDGIGCEAN, encoded by the coding sequence ATGAGCCGCGTCCTCTGCTCGGGCTCGGCCTTCCTGCTGGCGGCGGCCGTTGCCGTGGCAGGGCTCAGTGGCTGTGGCTCCGAGGGCGACGAGACGCCGCAGGGGGCCACTCCGACGGTCACTCGGACGCAGACCCGGACCGAGACCCAGGCCCTCACCCCTGAGCCAACGCCCTCCCCGGCACCGCCCAAGGCCACTCCCACCCCGCCTCCGCCCCCAGCCCCGACCACGCCGGAGCCGCCCGCCCCCACCGGCGCAGCCTCCACCGTCGAGGCGTACTTCGATGCCATCAACGCGCGCGACTACCGACGGGCGTGGGACCTCGGGGGCAAGAACCTCGGCGACCCTTCCTACTCGTCCTTCGCAGCGGGGTTCGCCGATGTTGAACGCGACACCGTTCACATTCTTGATGTCACGGGAGGGAGCGTGACTGTCACGATCGATGTACTGCGGCCGGATGGGACCCAGCAGTCGTACGAGGGTACTTACACAGTCAGGGGCGGGATCATCGTTGACGCCGCCATACGCCTCGTCGAGGCTCCGGCGCCGCCGGACGAATCCGAGAGCACCTACCCGCCCGGTCCGCCCGCGGGTGAGCCCGACGTCGACTGCGAGGACCTTTCCGGTCCCGTTTGGGTCGGCCCGTCCGACCCGCACAACCTCGACCGCGATGGTGACGGCATCGGTTGCGAGGCCAACTGA